The DNA segment GCTATCTATGCTAAAATTTGCTCCATCTATCGTTATCCGAACATAAAATTATTTCAAGTTGGCAAAATTAAGGACACAATTTTACCATTTAGggtatattttttcttttcgaAATTGAGAATTTATGCCAATAATTAAACCGGTATAGGATAGGATAGGATATATACCTGGTTTGATGGAGATAATGCCTTCAAATTTGTAGTCACCTATAAAACCAGGAACCCATGCATACAAATTATACTCTCCTTCTCTCACATTTTGAATCAAAAAATTTCCATTAAAATCAGCTTGGGTCCAAAATTGATAACCCTGAAAATaaattaaccaaattaattaattgaattcaTTATTATCTAGACTAATTAAATAGAGATTAAGATAATAAAACCTTggaatcaaattgccatgagcCTAATTCTCCTGGATTCCCCAAACCCACATAAGCATTTCTTCCCAATGTTGAGTTGCCTCtgaatataaattataatttatcaattaattagtgttattagTATTACTCATTAAATTGTTGATTAAAAAAAgagtaaaaataattaattactcatTTTGGAGGGCCAATTGTCCAGAAACAATGCCACGCATGCTTGCATTAGGAAAATCTTGGGATTCAACGAAATCATAAGGCCAATGTAGGGCTTCTATCTCTGCCTAATTGTAAATTAACCCATTGATTAACTTCACATTTAAATGAAATTAGAGATAATCAATTACTAATTAATACTACCTGTTGTTTAGCATCATGCCAAAAGGGTATATATTCATCATTGCTTGGAACtgaatttagataaataaaattAGGCCCAAATACTTTTTTCCATGGCTCTCCATTTCTATACTCTGTATCCATATCCATCCCAGAATAATGTGTGCTAGTAAACATCTGTACAtcacaaaaataaatcaaataaatgtAGTACGGGCCGAGTTGGGCTTGGACATGGTAATTTAATGTAGATCCGGTTCAATCTAGCCCGTGAACAAATGTACTTACAGAAAGAACAATGGGACCAGCATGTGAAGTGAGTTCTTGTCTCATAGGGCCGCCTGTACATGCTTCATCGCTCGGTCGGATCAACCAAAATCCAACCTGTGGATTATGTGAAGATACAAATCCGTGCACCTTGCTATCTTTTAGTTCCATTGCGTATGCATACTTATCATCCACCTAGTACAAATAACAAtatttttaatgaattttttaacttatttgtttaataaatttatacttaTTGACTATCGAGAAGGAATGGAAATGAATATACCTCTCCCTCGTGTTCAGGATTTCTAGTGTCGCTTAAGACAGTAGCTTCAGGGTATGCTAAAACCCGACCACTGTCATGCTCATGCACTGTTGGCATGTGCCTATGGAGATCGTCGGATACAACCATGTAGTCAAACCTATATTATTTGTcacatatttttatattaattgtaaACCCTCatttaattacaataatataataTGTATATTGATCCTTTAATAATGTTGGataaaattattttcataaaatatggAAATTCTTACATATCTACATGGAGTTTGAAAGCCATCCTAATTTGATCCATATTGACATCTGGCCATCCTTTTAACCGTTCCATAATAGCATATGCATATACTCCTGATTTTCCTCGGCGGACTATATACCTACGAAAACACATAACGCAAAATCATATCTCTTAATCAAAtaattaacatataattattagaGAAATGAATACCTTTTGTCTATATTTAAAGGAACAGCAGAGTCCCCTAAGGCAGGGCTCCATTTCATACTGAAAGAAACTTCTACTTGTTCTTCATTTGATACTATAACTTTGTAATCTGTTGTTGGTaacctataaattaataatttgttaaaaatgtattaattttaatttaatatcatATTAGTAATTAATTGTTAGTAAGAGTTGGAGGAAATTTAATTACTTGTCAAACTTATTACGTCCAATTCCTGGCTTCGACCATACAACGTCCCAATACCTACATATATAATGGATTAATCCGAACTATACTAATagtgaaaaataataaaattagaagtaataaaaaaaacgtaCCCTCGTGCATCTTCTTTTCGTCTAGCGTCAAGTACATTATCAATTCCATTGTATGCTATCCCGACAATAAAACCTTCTGGTTTCGATAAAGTAACTTGAAGAATACCATTATCAATCAAGACCTGTTAGAGATTTATGCCACTCTAATGATGATATTTTTGCTTCATTAttgttaaaaattaatataattaaattttcttataagaaaatataattaaatcttAAGTATTagcttatttatttattgaaatgGTTTCTTGACAACACTATCAATCAGCCAAACACCCACTCCTACTACAAATGGTGTAAGAAAATCCAACAATCTTTCCTTTGGGCCGTTAAGATTTAGACAACAGCAACATCGGAATAGGGTGGAAATGCTATGACCATGGACTCTAATGCGAGTGTTTGGTGTTATTGGGCCTTCtcatacattaaaaaaaactaggggtaaattacacatacAGTCTCAACTTTGCCTTTACTTTTATATGGATCCCTCAACTTTCCAATTTACTAACATaattagggggcgtttggttcgcaCGGGGTAATGGTATGGAATCAAGAAAGAGAAACAAGGAAAAAGGAATGGAATGACCCTAAATTCCCTTCTCTGTTTGTTTCTGTTCCACAAAAGGAATGATATACTCATGATTCCTTTTGTGgctgtttggttcaaatgaggTATTAAACTAGAGTTGTATTTCTAACAATAATTTCTATACATACATGTgtgtatattaataaattaatcacatgtagaatgaaaaatcaatttattcaaccattaaaatcaaaagacgaTGAAACTGAAGAAACTaaagaaactgaaataaaataaataaataaaaatgcataaatattgtattttaaaaagaaaataattatttttaaataattaaaaataaataccaaaaccgaataatatgataaatgaaaaatatttgtcAAACTTATTTTTCAGAAGTAAAAACAAATAAGTATaaagatcaaaagtgaaattagtctagggataaaaaatataaataaaaaaatataaggatcaaaataaaaatcaaaaagtaaaaattagtcaaaaatattttttgagaataaataaataaataatatttaaatataaggAGTGAAGTTAATTCAAGGattaaaaaagtataaataaataaatatatggaccaaaataaaatttaaaaataaaatcgagactaaaatgaaattttataaaGAGAGTAGATGAGAGAGAGTGGAAGGGGAATGAAAAACCTTAGGAGAttgggggaatgagattagaggAGTTATGGGTAAACTCAAAACTAAAAGAAGGTAAAAGGAatgattgaattgataaaataaaCATCAACAAAAAGGAATGAAACATCTTCTTTCCCTTGCCCTTTCCTGAAACCCCAAAACAAACGGCCCCTTATATCTTTTTACCATTGACCAAGTAAAAATAATAGGTCACCACATTTTGGCTGGAACcactattttatattttctaaatCACCATTTTGGAAGTTTTCTCTATTTAAACAACTATTTTTTCTTCTTAACCAAACAACATTTAAATGACTTTACAACAATAATGAAAGTAATCGAAAATTTAAGAGGCAATGGGTGTAATTTATTCAAAAACCTAgtttatcaatattattttgAATTACTCTAAGAATTGTCTATAATTCAAATACAAATAGTAACCATATAACATGTAAACTCTCTACAAGCTCAAATCAATCCAAATACTCCGTTGAAATTGAAGTTTTTTCTTATGATATCAGAGCTAAAAGAAGTCTAACAACTTTGAATTTATTTTCATCCGTGCACTATTCTACACGTAGTAACGTCCGAGGAAGGGGGCGTGGTTGTGGAAATTACCAAGGTCAGAATTCCAACAGTTCCAATGTCACCATTGCTCTGCTCCACTCGACGTCAGTTCGCTGACATGTCACAGTTGCAAAGGAGCTAGACATATAGCGAAATAGTGCCTATCGCCCAAGCTAAATCGAAATTAAAGAAATTCATTCAAACCACCCTCCTCCAATATGGTTGCCACGTTAAACCCATCTAATTGCGGACTTGGAAAATCTCATTGTTCATTCAGAATATAACCGTCCTAAAGAAGTTATAGTAGGCAATGGAAACACAATCCATATATCTCATGTTGATCATTCTATATTTCATCTTTCTTATTCCTCACCTCAATTTCCTAATATTCTCCATGTATCTAAAACAGTCTATTATCTGTCTCTAACATGCTTCAATCCTATTTTTCTTGAATTTTTTGCTAATCATTTTTTATATGGATTTGGAGACAAAAAAAAACGAGATATATCGCAAAACAAATAAGAATGACATTTATACTATGTCTTTCCGGTCATTGTTACGGCATCAAGTTCAAGCTTTTAGTGTTTCCTTCCCAGTGGCATGCTCCATTAGGACATGGAAATTTGCATATTGTTAAGAGAACTCTCTCTGTAAATAAAATTTCCTTATGTGTAATAAAAACATTACTTTATGTGATTCTTGTTTATATGATTATTGTTGTGTTAGTAAGACATGTCATCTTTTTTTTCCTAAATCTTATTTTGTTCCTAATGGCccattgaatttgatttgttcGGATATATGGAGTCCGGCGCTTATTATTTTTTCATCATCAGTTTCGTTTTTATGTTCTCTTTTATCAACCAATTCTCTCTTTTTATATTCTTCCTCTTATATATCTAATAACTCTTATCTGTAATCAAAGTTTCTATCACAAATGGAAATCACATTTCACACATGATTATTTATTGACTATATAATGTTATATATCAACTATCACAAATgcataaaaaagaaattaagatGTTAAAAATGCATAATTACATGGTTAGGATCTGGTTCTTCTAGTTTTACTCCCCGAGGCATGGGTTCTTGCTGCAGAAATTTCCTGCAACAATATcataaaaaagaatatatatatagaataaaTAGAACCAATTGAATATTTCTGGAATTATTTTAAACAACCTTTTCTTTCACTGTCAAAAGttaagaaaatgtaaaataaaatcttaCCGATGTGATGTTACTGAAAAACAAAAAGTCAGCCATAGGCATATGTATAATGCGAGATGCATAGATGAAAAATTGAGATTCACGGTGATCTCAGAAAGTTAATTATTCAATGAACATAAagagatttatttatttacttgtGTGAATTATAATAAGAACTTCAAAATTCACAAGTGTCTGTGAGGTTATATAGTATTTACTGTTGGTGTAGCTAGGAAGTCGCTAACATTTCAGTAATTTATGAAAACTCCTTTAGATTATGTGTTATTTGTCACTCATAACTTGAGAATATGATCTAATTTAGGTGCATTTCTAATTTTGGAAGTATTTCTATACATACAAGAAAAAGTTATGGCATTACATATGGCAAATAAAGAAGATTAATACTATAATTtctctttaattttattaaaatgtgTATAAACAAATTGATAAAATGATATGTGTATAAATAACTGATCTATACAAGAGATCATCAAAGTTGTGGAGGGGCTTCGAAACGAATGTAGTCATACATGACAGCATGGAAGGGACCGTCATCTCTAGATTGAGTTAGAAAAATAGTATTACTTCCTACTACAAGATGATTACTAGGTACGTCTATGGTGTACAACCAATACAATCCGTGAATTCCATGTCTTGCTAATGCATTATCTTTCCCTATCAATCCCGTCGTAAAAAGAGGCTCTTCCGCAT comes from the Euphorbia lathyris chromosome 5, ddEupLath1.1, whole genome shotgun sequence genome and includes:
- the LOC136229848 gene encoding probable rhamnogalacturonate lyase B gives rise to the protein MSSSFATVTCQRTDVEWSRAMVLIDNGILQVTLSKPEGFIVGIAYNGIDNVLDARRKEDARGYWDVVWSKPGIGRNKFDKLPTTDYKVIVSNEEQVEVSFSMKWSPALGDSAVPLNIDKRYIVRRGKSGVYAYAIMERLKGWPDVNMDQIRMAFKLHVDMFDYMVVSDDLHRHMPTVHEHDSGRVLAYPEATVLSDTRNPEHEGEVDDKYAYAMELKDSKVHGFVSSHNPQVGFWLIRPSDEACTGGPMRQELTSHAGPIVLSMFTSTHYSGMDMDTEYRNGEPWKKVFGPNFIYLNSVPSNDEYIPFWHDAKQQAEIEALHWPYDFVESQDFPNASMRGIVSGQLALQNEGNSTLGRNAYVGLGNPGELGSWQFDSKGYQFWTQADFNGNFLIQNVREGEYNLYAWVPGFIGDYKFEGIISIKPGSQIKLGVITYRPPRNGPTLWEIGIPDRSAGEFFVPHPIPAYENSLYVDKPIERFRQYGLWERYVDLYPTRDLVYNVGTSNWSRDWFFAHVTRQTKNGYEPTTWEIVFEIGQVQTYGNYTFQLALAGASSASLEVRVNDDDIRRKLVFRTENIGKDNAIARHGIHGLYWLFSIGIPSNMLVRGHNVIYLTQAKATSPFQGLMYDYLRLEAPPLR